In the genome of Pseudarthrobacter sp. IC2-21, one region contains:
- a CDS encoding thiamine pyrophosphate-binding protein, whose amino-acid sequence MTTLTVSGRVAQVLSSYVSDVFGVMGNGNVYFLDAAEQLGLHFSAVRHEGAAIAAADAYYRTSGRLAAGTTTYGPGYTNAITALAEAVQAQIPVVLVTGDAPSSGARPQDVDQAAIAAGLGAATFTITRDAAGSITRQAVEYALTKRTAVVIAIPYDLAALEAEDEELPAPLAPTVSDDVDGGLGQVARLLAGAKRPLILAGRGAHLAGAGPELRELADRLGALTAGTALALNLLNGEGYLGVAGGFGTDTAAGLMGEADVVLVAGASLSPFTLRFGHLLGPDSTVIQIDTALQPTHPRVDTFVSADVKSAATRLLGMLDGGPSGDAWRAEARKRVAEGPGHAAGSSETPDGRLDPRALASALDAVLPERRTVVQDGGHFLGWAPMYWNIPRPQDLVMVGTAFQSIGLGLASAVGAARAVEDGRTLVLASGDGGFLMGLSDLESLIGAARSAIVVIYNDAAYGAEIHQYASKGLTDKPMLIPEVDFSGVARALGAESAIIRSLSDLSALQDWIDAGATGTFVADCRITSSVRAPWMSEWMEAKQGAKAAVAG is encoded by the coding sequence ATGACTACTCTTACCGTCTCCGGCCGCGTGGCGCAGGTTCTTAGCAGCTATGTCAGCGATGTCTTCGGTGTCATGGGCAATGGAAACGTCTACTTCCTGGACGCCGCGGAACAGCTGGGCCTCCACTTCTCCGCCGTCCGCCATGAAGGCGCCGCCATCGCCGCGGCCGACGCCTACTACCGGACGTCGGGACGGCTCGCTGCGGGCACCACCACATACGGCCCCGGCTACACCAACGCGATCACCGCCCTTGCCGAGGCGGTCCAGGCGCAGATCCCCGTGGTGCTGGTCACCGGGGACGCACCGAGCAGCGGCGCCCGGCCCCAGGACGTGGACCAGGCGGCAATCGCCGCGGGCCTCGGCGCGGCCACCTTCACCATCACCCGCGACGCCGCGGGCTCCATCACCCGGCAGGCGGTGGAGTACGCACTCACCAAGCGCACCGCCGTCGTGATTGCCATCCCCTACGACCTCGCGGCACTCGAGGCGGAAGATGAAGAGCTTCCGGCGCCGCTGGCACCAACGGTGAGTGACGACGTCGACGGCGGCCTTGGGCAGGTAGCGCGCCTGCTTGCGGGGGCGAAGCGGCCGCTGATCCTCGCCGGCCGCGGTGCGCACCTCGCCGGAGCCGGCCCGGAGCTCCGCGAGCTCGCCGACCGCCTCGGCGCACTGACCGCCGGAACCGCCCTGGCGCTCAACCTCCTCAATGGCGAGGGGTACTTGGGCGTTGCCGGCGGTTTCGGCACCGACACCGCGGCCGGGCTCATGGGCGAGGCCGACGTGGTCCTCGTGGCCGGGGCAAGCCTGAGCCCCTTCACCCTGCGGTTCGGGCACCTGCTCGGCCCGGACAGCACCGTCATCCAGATCGACACCGCCCTGCAGCCGACGCACCCCCGGGTGGATACGTTCGTCAGCGCGGACGTGAAGTCTGCTGCTACGCGCCTTCTGGGGATGCTGGACGGCGGACCTTCGGGCGACGCGTGGCGCGCGGAAGCCCGGAAGCGCGTGGCCGAGGGACCGGGCCACGCGGCAGGGTCCTCGGAGACGCCGGATGGCCGGCTGGACCCGCGCGCCCTGGCCTCAGCCCTGGACGCCGTGCTGCCGGAGCGGCGCACGGTGGTCCAGGACGGCGGGCACTTCCTCGGCTGGGCACCCATGTACTGGAATATCCCGCGTCCCCAGGACCTGGTGATGGTGGGGACCGCCTTCCAGAGCATCGGGCTGGGCCTTGCCAGCGCCGTCGGGGCAGCCCGCGCGGTGGAGGACGGCCGCACCCTGGTGCTGGCCTCCGGCGACGGCGGTTTCCTGATGGGCCTGTCCGACCTCGAATCGCTGATTGGTGCCGCTCGCAGTGCGATTGTGGTCATCTACAACGACGCCGCCTACGGCGCCGAAATCCACCAGTACGCTTCCAAGGGCCTGACCGACAAGCCCATGCTGATCCCCGAGGTGGACTTCAGCGGCGTCGCCCGCGCTCTGGGTGCCGAGTCCGCGATCATCCGCTCGCTTTCCGACTTGTCCGCGCTCCAGGACTGGATCGACGCGGGCGCGACGGGAACCTTCGTGGCCGACTGCCGGATCACG
- a CDS encoding Lrp/AsnC family transcriptional regulator: MTIPNPRTLDSLDGRIILALDKDPEASALALSRTLGVARNTVHARLARLERSGALRSFSRRLDPAALGYDLMAFLSLSISQTRTGAVEDGLAAIPEVIEVHATTGDADLMAKVVARSTADLYRITNEILEIEGIQRTSTAISVLELMPPRYDGLLSRLSEQESRPSS; encoded by the coding sequence ATGACCATCCCGAATCCCCGCACCCTGGATTCGCTCGACGGCAGGATCATCCTGGCCCTCGACAAGGATCCCGAAGCCAGCGCCCTGGCACTCTCCCGGACACTCGGCGTCGCACGCAACACGGTGCACGCCCGGCTGGCACGGCTCGAGCGCAGCGGCGCGCTCCGCTCCTTCAGCAGGAGGCTGGATCCCGCCGCGCTGGGCTATGACCTGATGGCCTTCCTCTCCCTGTCCATCAGCCAGACGCGGACAGGTGCGGTGGAGGACGGACTTGCCGCCATCCCGGAGGTCATCGAGGTGCACGCCACCACCGGGGACGCGGACCTCATGGCCAAGGTGGTGGCACGCAGTACGGCCGATCTCTACCGCATCACCAACGAGATCCTGGAAATCGAGGGGATCCAGCGGACCAGCACGGCCATCTCCGTGCTGGAACTCATGCCGCCCCGCTACGACGGCCTTCTGAGCCGGCTGTCGGAGCAGGAATCCCGCCCTTCGTCCTAG
- the hisC gene encoding histidinol-phosphate transaminase, whose amino-acid sequence MTSDQLLIAPDTVLPALRGAVAGLPAYVPGRRSAGMDIAALASNESHYEPLPAAAAAVAAAAGTMNRYPDSAAVELRERLALHLGVTAEEVAVGPGSVGVLQQIITGLCDAGDDVIFAWRSFEAYPILVELAGARPVRVPLDSAEGHDLEAMAAAVTDRTKVILLCTPNNPTGVPISHDRIEAFLQSVRSDILVVIDEAYVEYAEAGSGPDSLALYRQYPNVCILRTFSKAYGLAGLRVGYAITTAAIAEGLRRTALPFAVSALAQKAAIASLDAGEEMEARVADVKRERARMAAELEAQGWKLQPSQGNFLWIRADESLQARLVDAFDGAGIMVRAYKGDGVRITVAGPAANNRVLRVLEAHAASTID is encoded by the coding sequence ATGACCAGTGATCAGCTCCTCATCGCACCGGACACCGTCCTTCCCGCCCTTCGTGGCGCCGTGGCCGGACTCCCGGCCTACGTCCCGGGCCGACGCAGCGCCGGCATGGACATTGCCGCCCTTGCCAGCAACGAAAGCCATTACGAACCGCTGCCCGCTGCCGCGGCTGCGGTGGCCGCGGCAGCCGGCACCATGAACCGCTACCCGGACAGTGCCGCCGTCGAACTCCGTGAACGGCTTGCCCTCCACCTCGGCGTCACCGCCGAAGAGGTGGCGGTGGGACCCGGCAGCGTCGGCGTCCTCCAGCAGATCATCACCGGACTCTGCGACGCCGGGGATGACGTGATCTTCGCGTGGCGCTCCTTCGAGGCCTACCCCATCCTGGTGGAACTGGCCGGCGCCCGGCCGGTCCGCGTTCCGCTGGACAGCGCCGAGGGCCACGACCTTGAGGCCATGGCCGCGGCCGTCACTGACCGCACGAAGGTCATCCTGCTCTGCACCCCCAACAACCCCACCGGCGTGCCGATCAGCCACGACCGCATCGAGGCCTTCCTGCAGTCCGTCCGCTCCGACATCCTCGTGGTGATCGACGAGGCCTACGTGGAATACGCAGAAGCGGGCAGCGGCCCCGACTCCCTAGCGCTCTACCGCCAGTACCCGAACGTCTGCATCCTGCGCACCTTCTCGAAGGCCTACGGGCTCGCCGGCCTCCGCGTGGGATACGCAATTACGACGGCGGCAATCGCCGAAGGCTTGCGCCGCACCGCACTGCCCTTTGCCGTGAGCGCGCTGGCGCAGAAGGCCGCCATCGCGTCCCTGGACGCGGGGGAGGAGATGGAAGCGCGGGTGGCCGACGTAAAGCGGGAGCGCGCCCGGATGGCTGCCGAGCTGGAAGCCCAGGGCTGGAAGCTGCAGCCGAGCCAGGGCAACTTCCTGTGGATCCGCGCCGATGAGAGCCTCCAGGCGAGGCTGGTGGACGCGTTTGACGGCGCGGGCATCATGGTCCGGGCCTACAAGGGGGACGGCGTGCGGATCACCGTTGCCGGGCCCGCCGCCAACAACCGCGTGCTCCGGGTGTTGGAAGCCCACGCAGCCTCGACAATCGACTGA
- a CDS encoding amino acid permease — MEQQTKTSGRALGAALKPRQLTMMGLGSAIGAGLFIGSGAGIQAAGPAVLISYLVAGTLIILVMWALGEMAAANPDSGAFSVYTAKAYGPVAGATVGWLWWLQLVVVIAAEALGAAGLLATIFPALPVWLMAFVFIVVLTAVNLTSVKNFGEFEFWFALLKVAAIVGFLLVGAALLFGWLPGVQSPGLSNFTGAGFAPSGFAGIATALFVVAFAFGGTEIVSVAAAETAEPARSVKKAVRTVLWRILVFYIGAIFIIAAVVPVGSAGLKSPFAAVLDAAGMPGAATAITLVAVAALLSALNANLYGASRMAYSLAERGEAPRLLASVSKARVPVVAVLASVAFGVVTVVLELAFPEMVLPVLLNIVGSTCLLVWTSALLAQLALRLRADREGTGLPLRMPGFPWLTVVGLVILAAIFTVGFIGEDSRPQLLSTFALVALLAVANWLHHRNRKVWPVVEASDRAKAPVLID, encoded by the coding sequence ATGGAACAACAGACAAAGACGTCTGGCCGCGCACTGGGCGCGGCACTCAAACCCCGCCAGCTCACCATGATGGGGCTCGGAAGCGCCATCGGCGCGGGCCTCTTCATCGGCTCCGGAGCCGGCATCCAGGCCGCCGGCCCGGCCGTGCTGATCTCCTACCTCGTGGCCGGCACGCTCATCATCCTGGTGATGTGGGCCCTCGGCGAGATGGCCGCAGCCAATCCGGACAGCGGTGCCTTCTCCGTCTATACCGCCAAGGCCTACGGGCCGGTGGCCGGGGCCACGGTGGGCTGGCTCTGGTGGCTGCAGCTGGTGGTGGTCATCGCGGCCGAGGCACTTGGCGCGGCTGGCCTGCTGGCTACCATCTTCCCGGCCCTGCCGGTGTGGCTGATGGCCTTCGTGTTCATCGTGGTGCTCACCGCAGTGAACCTCACCAGCGTGAAGAACTTCGGCGAGTTCGAGTTCTGGTTCGCGCTGCTCAAGGTGGCGGCCATCGTCGGGTTCCTCCTGGTGGGCGCTGCCCTGCTGTTCGGCTGGCTGCCGGGCGTGCAGTCGCCGGGCCTGTCCAACTTCACCGGTGCCGGCTTCGCGCCCAGCGGTTTCGCCGGTATTGCCACGGCGCTCTTCGTGGTGGCGTTCGCGTTCGGTGGCACCGAAATCGTCTCGGTTGCGGCTGCTGAAACCGCAGAGCCGGCCCGCAGCGTGAAGAAAGCCGTCCGGACCGTGCTCTGGCGCATCCTGGTGTTCTACATCGGTGCGATCTTCATCATCGCCGCAGTGGTTCCCGTGGGTTCGGCGGGGCTGAAGAGCCCGTTCGCCGCCGTACTGGACGCCGCCGGCATGCCCGGCGCGGCCACCGCCATCACCCTGGTGGCCGTCGCAGCTCTGCTCTCCGCCCTCAACGCTAACCTCTACGGTGCCTCACGGATGGCGTACTCCCTCGCGGAGCGGGGCGAAGCGCCACGCCTGCTCGCTTCTGTGTCCAAGGCCCGGGTCCCTGTTGTGGCAGTCCTGGCCAGCGTCGCCTTCGGCGTTGTCACGGTTGTGCTGGAGCTGGCTTTCCCCGAGATGGTCCTTCCTGTCCTGCTCAACATCGTCGGCTCGACCTGCCTGCTGGTGTGGACGTCCGCGCTCCTGGCCCAGCTCGCGCTGCGCCTCCGAGCCGACCGCGAGGGAACGGGACTTCCCCTGCGGATGCCCGGCTTCCCGTGGCTCACGGTGGTTGGTCTGGTCATCCTGGCGGCGATCTTCACGGTGGGCTTCATCGGCGAGGACTCCCGTCCGCAGCTGCTGAGCACTTTCGCGCTCGTGGCGCTTCTGGCCGTGGCGAACTGGCTCCACCACCGGAACCGCAAGGTCTGGCCGGTTGTGGAGGCTTCGGACAGGGCTAAGGCCCCGGTCCTAATCGACTGA
- a CDS encoding ISL3 family transposase: MRADALLGVAGVHVSSVTATRTGLVLGVETGVDLAGCPDCGVVAVGHGRRQVRLHDIPCFGQPVRLLWAKRVWRCPDPDCPKTTFSEEHPLAGPRAKLTARAAHSATDALQRFDTSVSALAHQLGVSWHTVWDAIRAEATRRIRNSDRLAGVDALGVDEHVWSHTGPPGSGMVTGIVDHTRDENGVVHARLLDLVPGRSGKAYADWLKDGGPGFTAGIKTAALDPFRGYANAIRDELPEAITVLDAFHVVKLGSAMVDEVRRRVQQNTLGHRGRKGDPLYGIRRTLQIGAEHLTDKQSARLDAKLNVGDPDDEVTLAWQCYQKLRNIYHARPERGRELVNEVIGSFPSCPIPEVARLGRTLKQWKTAILAYFETNGASNGPTEAINGVIETTRRIARGFRNFTNYRLRCLLAAGGHRHYRIKQTNHA, from the coding sequence ATGCGCGCGGATGCGCTGCTCGGTGTCGCGGGCGTCCACGTCAGCTCCGTCACGGCAACCAGGACTGGCCTCGTACTGGGCGTCGAAACCGGTGTGGACCTCGCCGGTTGCCCGGACTGCGGCGTCGTTGCGGTCGGCCACGGACGCCGCCAGGTCCGGCTCCATGACATTCCCTGTTTCGGCCAGCCGGTGCGGCTGCTGTGGGCCAAACGTGTTTGGCGCTGCCCGGACCCGGACTGCCCAAAAACAACATTCAGTGAAGAACACCCGCTGGCCGGGCCGCGGGCGAAACTCACCGCCCGAGCCGCCCACTCGGCGACCGACGCGCTGCAGCGGTTCGATACCTCGGTCTCGGCCCTGGCCCACCAGCTCGGGGTCTCCTGGCACACCGTCTGGGACGCCATCAGAGCAGAAGCCACCCGCCGCATCAGGAACTCCGATCGGCTCGCCGGCGTTGACGCGCTCGGGGTGGATGAGCACGTCTGGTCACACACCGGCCCGCCGGGATCCGGCATGGTCACCGGAATCGTGGACCACACCCGCGACGAGAACGGCGTGGTGCACGCACGGCTACTTGACTTGGTTCCAGGCCGGTCCGGGAAGGCCTACGCGGACTGGCTCAAAGACGGTGGCCCCGGGTTCACCGCCGGGATCAAGACCGCCGCGCTGGATCCGTTCCGCGGCTACGCCAACGCGATCCGCGACGAACTGCCCGAAGCCATCACGGTCCTGGACGCCTTCCACGTCGTGAAACTCGGATCGGCCATGGTCGACGAAGTCCGCCGCCGGGTCCAGCAGAACACTCTCGGCCACCGCGGACGCAAGGGTGACCCGCTCTACGGTATCCGCCGGACCCTGCAGATCGGCGCCGAACATCTGACCGACAAGCAGTCCGCCCGGCTCGATGCGAAACTCAATGTCGGAGACCCCGACGACGAAGTCACCCTCGCATGGCAGTGCTATCAGAAGCTCCGCAACATCTATCACGCCCGGCCGGAGCGGGGCAGGGAACTCGTGAATGAAGTTATTGGGTCCTTCCCGTCCTGCCCAATCCCGGAAGTCGCCCGCCTCGGCCGGACACTCAAACAATGGAAGACCGCGATCCTGGCCTACTTCGAAACGAACGGCGCCTCCAACGGGCCTACCGAAGCAATCAACGGCGTCATCGAAACCACCCGCAGAATAGCCCGAGGCTTCCGCAACTTCACCAACTACCGGCTCAGATGCCTACTCGCCGCCGGCGGCCACCGGCACTACCGGATCAAACAAACCAACCATGCGTAA
- a CDS encoding DUF3427 domain-containing protein, translating to MPEGLYELLSTDALGHRLTQSKSQPIFANIEDKDAPDILSRHVAEAVRRALIAAKPAERVALANRLLRELNAVDMLTEGPMQLLSLHHPDALKRRRLRRPTTRLSDSALLTNSKDEPNLAAELRAEIESADTVDLLCAFVRWTGLRLLEPALEQLKERGARLRVLTTTYMGATERRAIDELVTRYGAEVKINYETQATRLHAKAWLFRRNSGFDTAYVGSSNLSQAALLDGLEWNVRLSSVGTPTLLQKFEVTFDSYWEQRAFQSYDPERDGEKLDAALERNGGRRTAAPDAATGLEVQPYLHQEEMLEELEAERLKGFNKNLLVAATGTGKTVIAALDYKRLCEAAGRDLKMLFVAHRQEILKQAMRTYRDVMQDGAFGELYVGDHKPKEWKHIFASVQSLSSLGIEQLEPDFFDVVVIDEFHHAMAPTYRRLLDHLQPQQLLGLTATPERGDGVDVAKQFFDGRTASELRLWDALDADLLVPFHYFGVSDDVDLSQLEWKRGNYDAAQLSNLYTGNDARAAKVIRELRDKVTSTEQMRAIGFCVSVQHAHYMAEVFNRAGIASVAVDGSTNDADRAAALERLRRREINCIFAVDLFNEGLDLPQVDTILLLRPTQSATIFLQQLGRGLRRAEGKAVLTVMDFIGQQRREFRFDLRYRALTGYGRKELEKAVEDEFPYLPSGSQIVLDRVAQQVVLDNIKAQLRFNRAQLVRDIASYAETELEAYLDQSGNDVKLIYRSTRDSWTGYLRQAGLIEGLSPLETVLRGKIGDLTDAEEKKLLGRMAALIHVDDPERAEAYSMLVGPDAPRYAELGMREQTFARMLFYTLWDDGGGFQTYDDGLDYLRGYQFVCSEIRQIVKLGVAASKHAAKGLGAGLQHVPLLSHATYRREEVLAALQYGSLELGKNVQHREGVAWCSATSTDAFFVTLNKDDKKHSATTMYKDYAISPELFHWESQNATSPGSTTGKRYLDRASHGSKVLMFTRDTAEDETGLTVPYTCLGQVDYVQHAGEKPVAITWKLHRPMPADVYATAAAVAQ from the coding sequence CTGCCTGAGGGATTGTACGAACTTTTAAGCACAGATGCACTCGGCCACCGCCTCACGCAGTCGAAATCACAACCCATCTTCGCCAATATTGAAGACAAGGATGCTCCGGACATCCTTTCCCGTCACGTCGCCGAGGCTGTCCGCCGGGCCCTAATTGCAGCCAAACCAGCGGAGAGGGTAGCGCTGGCAAATCGACTTCTTCGGGAGTTGAATGCTGTTGACATGCTGACTGAAGGTCCCATGCAACTCCTTTCCCTCCACCACCCCGACGCACTTAAGCGCCGACGACTCCGCCGACCCACCACCAGGCTCAGTGACTCAGCGCTGCTGACCAACAGCAAGGACGAGCCCAATCTCGCCGCGGAGCTCCGGGCCGAGATCGAGTCCGCCGACACCGTCGACCTGCTCTGCGCCTTCGTTCGCTGGACGGGCCTTCGCCTGCTCGAGCCAGCACTCGAGCAGCTCAAGGAGCGGGGAGCCCGGCTGAGAGTCCTCACCACTACGTACATGGGCGCCACGGAACGCCGCGCCATCGACGAGCTCGTCACCCGGTACGGCGCAGAAGTGAAGATCAACTACGAAACCCAAGCCACCCGGCTGCACGCCAAAGCCTGGCTCTTCCGCCGGAATTCCGGCTTCGACACCGCCTATGTCGGCAGCTCCAACCTCAGCCAGGCAGCCCTCCTGGATGGCCTTGAATGGAACGTCCGGCTCAGCTCGGTCGGCACACCAACACTGCTGCAGAAGTTCGAGGTCACGTTCGATAGCTACTGGGAGCAGCGCGCCTTCCAAAGCTACGATCCGGAACGTGACGGCGAGAAGCTCGATGCTGCTCTGGAACGCAACGGCGGCCGGCGCACCGCAGCGCCGGACGCAGCCACCGGGCTCGAAGTCCAGCCGTACCTCCACCAGGAGGAGATGCTGGAGGAGCTGGAGGCCGAGCGGCTCAAAGGCTTCAACAAAAACCTCCTGGTCGCCGCCACGGGCACCGGCAAGACAGTCATCGCCGCCCTGGACTATAAGCGACTCTGCGAAGCGGCTGGCCGCGATCTGAAGATGCTTTTCGTCGCCCATCGGCAGGAAATCCTGAAGCAAGCCATGCGCACCTACCGGGATGTCATGCAGGACGGAGCCTTCGGCGAACTTTACGTGGGGGACCACAAGCCGAAAGAGTGGAAGCATATCTTCGCTTCCGTCCAGTCGTTGTCATCGCTCGGCATCGAACAGCTGGAGCCGGACTTTTTCGACGTCGTCGTTATCGATGAATTCCACCACGCCATGGCGCCCACGTACCGGCGTCTCCTGGATCACCTGCAGCCGCAGCAGCTTCTCGGACTGACGGCGACGCCGGAACGTGGTGACGGCGTCGACGTCGCGAAGCAGTTCTTCGATGGCCGCACCGCCAGCGAACTGCGGCTCTGGGACGCGCTGGATGCTGACCTTCTGGTGCCGTTCCACTACTTTGGTGTGTCTGACGACGTTGACTTGAGCCAGTTGGAGTGGAAGCGCGGCAATTACGATGCCGCGCAGCTCAGCAATCTGTACACCGGCAACGATGCCCGCGCCGCCAAGGTGATCCGCGAACTCCGTGACAAGGTCACCAGCACGGAACAGATGCGGGCCATCGGCTTCTGCGTGTCGGTCCAGCACGCCCACTACATGGCCGAGGTGTTCAACCGCGCCGGCATAGCGTCCGTTGCCGTAGACGGCAGCACCAACGACGCAGACAGGGCAGCCGCGCTGGAACGCCTCCGACGAAGGGAAATCAACTGTATCTTCGCCGTCGACCTCTTCAATGAAGGGCTGGACCTGCCGCAGGTGGACACCATCTTGCTGCTGCGGCCCACACAGAGTGCCACGATTTTCCTCCAACAGTTGGGACGGGGGCTGCGCCGTGCCGAGGGCAAGGCAGTGCTGACAGTCATGGACTTCATCGGCCAGCAACGGCGGGAGTTCCGCTTTGATCTGCGCTACCGGGCGCTGACCGGGTACGGGCGCAAGGAGTTGGAGAAAGCCGTCGAGGACGAATTCCCCTACCTGCCGTCGGGCTCCCAGATTGTGCTTGACCGTGTGGCGCAGCAGGTGGTTCTTGACAACATTAAGGCCCAACTGCGGTTCAACCGGGCGCAGTTGGTCCGGGACATCGCTTCGTATGCGGAGACCGAGCTGGAGGCCTACCTCGATCAGTCCGGGAACGATGTGAAGTTGATCTACCGGTCGACGAGGGATTCGTGGACTGGGTATCTTCGGCAAGCTGGGCTCATTGAAGGGTTATCTCCCTTGGAGACGGTGCTTCGCGGGAAAATCGGGGACCTGACGGATGCCGAGGAGAAGAAGTTACTGGGCCGGATGGCTGCGCTGATCCACGTGGATGACCCGGAACGCGCCGAGGCGTACTCGATGCTGGTCGGCCCCGATGCGCCCCGCTATGCGGAGCTGGGAATGCGTGAGCAGACTTTCGCCCGGATGTTGTTCTACACGCTGTGGGATGACGGTGGTGGTTTCCAGACGTACGACGACGGACTGGACTACCTGCGCGGCTACCAGTTTGTGTGCAGTGAGATCCGCCAGATCGTGAAGCTTGGGGTGGCCGCTTCCAAGCACGCTGCGAAAGGCCTCGGAGCGGGGCTGCAGCACGTGCCGCTTCTCTCGCATGCGACCTACCGGCGCGAAGAGGTCCTGGCGGCGCTGCAGTACGGGTCCCTGGAGCTCGGCAAAAATGTGCAGCACAGGGAGGGTGTGGCCTGGTGTTCAGCTACGTCTACCGACGCCTTCTTTGTCACGCTCAACAAGGATGACAAGAAGCATTCAGCAACCACGATGTACAAGGACTACGCCATCAGCCCGGAGCTGTTCCACTGGGAATCACAGAACGCCACTTCGCCCGGCAGCACGACGGGTAAGCGGTACCTGGACCGGGCATCGCACGGCTCCAAGGTTCTGATGTTCACCAGGGACACGGCGGAGGACGAGACCGGGCTGACCGTCCCTTACACCTGCCTTGGGCAGGTGGACTACGTGCAGCATGCGGGTGAGAAGCCGGTCGCCATCACGTGGAAGCTGCACCGGCCGATGCCAGCGGACGTCTACGCGACAGCTGCTGCCGTGGCGCAGTAG